In Haliscomenobacter hydrossis DSM 1100, the DNA window ATCCACAATTTATCGGATACGGAGATTGAGCAGGTGTTCTTGTACGACTTCAGTGGGCGTCAGGTTGACAGCAGCGCGCAGCATATTTCAAAAAAGCAGTCGCTGGAAATGAATTTGTCCCGCCACCCGAAGGGCAGTTATGTGCTTAAGCTCGTCAGTAAGGGTGTGATTTATACCAAGAGTATCATTAAACGTTAAGCTGAGTCATCCCGAATTTTCGAATCAGCGATAAAGGAATCAGGATTCAAGATTTACGCTGAACCAGTTCAAAAAAAGCTACAGTTGCAATCGTTCCCGATAACGTTTGCGTAGAAAATTAACCAAATGAACTAAAACAACGTCAATATTCGGCCTAGCTTCGTATGGTTATCCTTAGTTTTACCAAAATAAAATTTCAATTTTCAATTTAGTTTATGATGAATACGGAAAGTGGATTTAGGCTGGATGGAAAGTTGGCGCTCGTCACGGGGTGTAATCGGGGCATTGGCCGGGGCATGGCCGAAGGGCTGGCCGAAGCCGGAGCTGACATCATTGGTGTATCCTCCAGTTTGGGATTGGAAGGCAGTGAAATTGGCGATTATGTGCAGTCACTGGGGCGCAAATTTTACCCTTATCAGGCCGATTTCAGCCAAAGAGATACACTGTATGACTTCATCAATAAAGTAAAGCAGGATTTCCCAGTCATCGACATCCTGATCAACAACGCGGGCACCATCATGCGCAAACCCGCCGCCGAACACCCGGATGAATATTGGGATCGGGTCATCGAAATCAACCTCAACTCCCAATTTGTACTTGCCCGCGAAATCGGTAAAGATATGGTGGCTCGTGGCAGTGGAAAGATCATCTTCACCGCTTCGTTGTTGTCCTTTCAAGGCGGGATCACCGTACCCGGTTATGCGGCCAGCAAAGGCGCGATTGCCAGTTTGATCAAAGCCCTCGCCAACGAATGGGCGGGCCAAGGAGTCAACGTCAACGGTATTGCGCCGGGCTACATCGCCACCGACAACACCGAAGCCCTGCGCAACGACCCCGTACGCAGCAAAACCATCCTGGATCGCATCCCGGCTGGCCGTTGGGGCGAACCCGCAGACTTCAAAGGCCCGGTCGTCTTTTTGGCTTCCGAGGCTTCCAGTTATGTAAATGGCACCATCTTGACCGTTGACGGCGGTTGGATGGGACGATAAAAGAGGGGGGGTGAGGGTTCGGGGGTTCGAAGGTTCGGGAGTTCGAGGGTTGCACTGGACTTCCTCAAAACCCCGAACTACGAACCCTCGAACCCCCGAACTACGAACCCCCGAACCCTTTCAACTTAAAAA includes these proteins:
- a CDS encoding SDR family oxidoreductase gives rise to the protein MMNTESGFRLDGKLALVTGCNRGIGRGMAEGLAEAGADIIGVSSSLGLEGSEIGDYVQSLGRKFYPYQADFSQRDTLYDFINKVKQDFPVIDILINNAGTIMRKPAAEHPDEYWDRVIEINLNSQFVLAREIGKDMVARGSGKIIFTASLLSFQGGITVPGYAASKGAIASLIKALANEWAGQGVNVNGIAPGYIATDNTEALRNDPVRSKTILDRIPAGRWGEPADFKGPVVFLASEASSYVNGTILTVDGGWMGR